The Kluyvera intermedia genome window below encodes:
- the selD gene encoding selenide, water dikinase SelD, whose amino-acid sequence MSEQAIRLTQYSHGAGCGCKISPKVLQTILHSDQTKFIDPNLLVGNETSDDAAVYDLGNGTSVISTTDFFMPIVDNPFDFGRIAATNAISDIFAMGGKPIMAIAILGWPINKLAPEIAREVTEGGRFACKQAGIALAGGHSIDAPEPIFGLAVTGIVPTERVKKNSTAQAGCKLFLTKPLGIGVLTTAEKKSLLKPEHQGLATEVMCQMNLVGSAFANIDGVKAMTDVTGFGLLGHLSEMCQGAGVQAQIDFNAVPKLPGVEEYIALGAVPGGTERNFASYGHMMGAMSDDQRALLCDPQTSGGLLIAVTPDAEDAVHAAAAEFGINLTAIGELVTARGGRPMIELR is encoded by the coding sequence ATGAGCGAGCAGGCCATTCGTTTAACCCAGTACAGCCACGGAGCGGGTTGCGGTTGTAAAATTTCACCAAAGGTGTTGCAGACCATCCTGCACAGCGATCAAACGAAGTTTATCGACCCGAACCTGCTTGTTGGCAACGAAACAAGCGATGATGCTGCTGTCTATGACCTGGGTAACGGCACCTCCGTTATCAGCACCACCGATTTCTTTATGCCGATTGTCGACAATCCGTTCGACTTTGGCCGTATCGCCGCCACGAACGCCATCAGCGACATCTTCGCGATGGGCGGTAAACCGATTATGGCGATTGCCATCCTCGGCTGGCCAATCAATAAACTGGCACCCGAAATTGCCCGTGAAGTCACCGAAGGCGGGCGTTTTGCCTGCAAACAGGCCGGTATTGCGCTGGCGGGCGGTCACTCTATCGATGCGCCTGAGCCGATTTTCGGTCTCGCGGTCACCGGTATCGTACCGACGGAACGGGTGAAGAAAAACAGCACCGCCCAGGCCGGTTGTAAACTGTTCCTGACCAAGCCGCTGGGTATCGGTGTGTTGACCACCGCTGAGAAAAAATCGCTGCTAAAACCTGAACATCAGGGGCTGGCGACAGAAGTGATGTGCCAGATGAACCTGGTCGGTTCTGCTTTTGCTAACATCGACGGCGTGAAGGCGATGACCGATGTCACCGGCTTTGGTCTGTTGGGTCACCTGAGCGAAATGTGTCAGGGTGCTGGTGTGCAGGCGCAAATTGACTTTAATGCCGTGCCGAAACTGCCGGGTGTGGAAGAGTATATCGCGCTGGGCGCAGTGCCTGGCGGTACCGAACGTAACTTTGCCAGCTACGGTCACATGATGGGTGCCATGAGCGATGACCAACGTGCGCTGCTGTGCGATCCGCAAACCTCCGGCGGCCTGCTTATCGCGGTGACGCCTGATGCTGAGGACGCTGTTCACGCAGCGGCGGCTGAATTTGGTATTAACCTGACCGCCATCGGCGAACTGGTGACCGCGCGCGGTGGCCGTCCGATGATCGAGCTGCGCTAA